One Streptomyces hundungensis DNA segment encodes these proteins:
- a CDS encoding carbohydrate ABC transporter permease codes for MITKEAEMTAAPTPLVDRPVGRRVVRPDRRRAWDEVPRPHIYLPLGLYLLFTLVPFYWMLLFAFRPTGSSSLVPWPLTLEHFDKVWNERSFALFFKNSLIVGALSMLLTTVVALAGGYALARFDFRIKRGFLLVLLCSQFIPGALMLVPLFQIFANLRMINSLGSVIVAEAVFQLPLSMILISGFIKNVPYSLEEAAWVDGCGRFRAFCAVVLPLLRPGLIAVGSFAFVHSWNHFLFALMFLSDQGKQTIPVGLATLMGADSVDLGALAAGGVIAALPVVLVFAFIQRWLVTGFSAGAVKG; via the coding sequence ATGATCACTAAGGAAGCCGAGATGACGGCCGCCCCAACTCCCCTCGTCGATAGGCCCGTTGGCCGTAGGGTCGTCCGTCCGGACCGACGCCGCGCGTGGGACGAGGTGCCTCGGCCGCACATCTACCTCCCCCTGGGTCTGTACCTCCTGTTCACGCTCGTGCCCTTCTACTGGATGCTGCTCTTCGCGTTCCGGCCCACGGGTTCCTCCTCGCTGGTGCCCTGGCCGCTGACGCTGGAGCACTTCGACAAGGTGTGGAACGAGCGGAGCTTCGCGCTCTTCTTCAAGAACAGCCTGATCGTCGGAGCCCTGTCGATGCTCCTCACCACCGTCGTGGCGCTCGCCGGCGGTTACGCCCTGGCGCGCTTCGACTTCCGGATCAAGCGTGGCTTCCTGCTCGTGCTGCTGTGTTCGCAGTTCATCCCGGGCGCGCTGATGCTGGTTCCGCTGTTCCAGATCTTCGCCAACCTACGGATGATCAACTCGCTGGGCAGTGTGATCGTCGCCGAGGCCGTCTTCCAGCTCCCGCTCTCCATGATCCTGATCAGTGGGTTCATCAAGAACGTGCCGTACTCGTTGGAGGAAGCCGCCTGGGTGGACGGCTGCGGGCGCTTCCGGGCCTTCTGCGCGGTGGTCCTGCCCCTGCTGCGACCCGGCCTGATCGCCGTCGGGTCCTTCGCCTTCGTGCACAGCTGGAACCACTTCCTGTTCGCGCTCATGTTCCTGAGCGACCAGGGCAAGCAGACGATTCCCGTGGGCCTCGCCACCTTGATGGGCGCGGACAGCGTCGACCTCGGCGCGCTCGCCGCGGGTGGCGTCATCGCCGCCCTCCCGGTGGTTCTGGTCTTCGCCTTCATCCAGAGGTGGCTGGTCACCGGGTTCAGCGCCGGGGCGGTGAAGGGATGA
- a CDS encoding carbohydrate ABC transporter permease yields the protein MAQAVAVAKPPPHRPGNRRRTGATPRRLPYLLIAPAALLMLGFIAYPVLSVFYYSLQHFNPAKPWRNGFAGFDNFTKAFTEDPEFWHSLVFSLQWVVVQVVSQLLLGLGLALIVNQTFVGRALSRALVFSPWAVSGVLTSSIWMLIYNSQTGVSRYLAEAGIGTYGTSWLSDTASVFPAVVTAELWRGVPFFAILILADLQSVPKDLYEAAEVDGAGRLRQFFHITLPHLKDAIVLSTLLRAVWEFNNVDLLYTLTGGGPAGETTTLPLRIASIAVDSHDFGYASALTSIAFVILLFCSMAYLRLSKFGAQEK from the coding sequence ATGGCCCAAGCCGTCGCCGTGGCCAAACCGCCGCCGCACCGGCCCGGCAACCGTCGCCGCACGGGAGCCACCCCGCGGCGACTGCCCTATCTGCTCATCGCGCCGGCCGCGCTGCTCATGCTGGGCTTCATCGCGTATCCCGTCCTCAGCGTCTTTTACTACAGCCTCCAGCACTTCAACCCCGCCAAGCCGTGGCGCAACGGGTTCGCCGGCTTCGACAACTTCACCAAGGCGTTCACCGAGGACCCCGAGTTCTGGCACAGCCTGGTGTTCAGCCTCCAGTGGGTCGTCGTCCAGGTCGTGTCGCAGTTGCTCCTCGGCCTCGGGCTCGCGCTCATCGTGAACCAGACGTTCGTGGGCCGCGCGCTGTCCCGCGCGCTCGTCTTCTCACCGTGGGCGGTCTCGGGCGTCCTCACCTCCTCCATCTGGATGCTGATCTACAACTCCCAGACGGGCGTGAGTCGTTACCTCGCGGAAGCGGGGATCGGCACCTACGGGACGTCCTGGCTCTCCGACACCGCGAGCGTCTTCCCCGCCGTCGTCACCGCCGAACTCTGGCGCGGCGTCCCCTTCTTCGCGATCCTCATCCTCGCCGACCTCCAGTCCGTGCCGAAGGACCTGTACGAGGCGGCCGAGGTCGACGGCGCGGGACGGCTGCGGCAGTTCTTCCACATCACCCTGCCCCACCTGAAGGACGCCATCGTCCTGTCCACGCTGTTGCGGGCGGTGTGGGAGTTCAACAACGTGGACCTCCTGTACACGCTGACCGGTGGCGGGCCCGCGGGCGAGACCACCACGCTGCCGCTGCGCATCGCCTCCATCGCCGTGGACTCCCACGACTTCGGCTATGCCTCGGCACTCACCTCCATCGCCTTCGTGATCCTCCTGTTCTGCTCGATGGCCTATCTGCGGCTCAGCAAGTTCGGAGCGCAGGAGAAATGA
- the araD gene encoding L-arabinonate dehydratase, with amino-acid sequence MSRSTSRTRPPEELRSHQWYGTDGLRSFSHRARTRQLGYLPEEHLGKPVIAILNTWSDINPCHVHLRERAQAVKRGVWQAGGFPLEFPVSTLSETFQKPTPMLYRNLLAMETEELLRSYPVDGAVLMGGCDKSTPALLMGAISVDLPAVFVPAGPMLPGHWRGEVLGSGTDMWKYWDDKRAGLIGDCELAGLENGLARSPGHCMTMGTASTLTAAAEALGVTVPGASSIPAVTSEHDRMAAASGLRIVELVHQDLTLSKIVTSDAFQDAVTTVLALGGSTNAVIHLIAMARRAGVELGLDDFDRLARSTPVLANVRPGGDTYLMEDFHFAGGLPGLLSRIPDLLHLDRPTVSHDTLREQLAAAEVHHDDVIRPRDRPVAAEGGLAVLRGNLCPDGAVIKHIACEPRLLKHTGPAVVFDDYRQLQRTINDPSLGITADSVLVLRGAGPKGGPGMPEYGMLPIPDHLLKEGVRDMVRISDARMSGTSYGACVLHIAPESHVGGPLALVHTGDLITLDVEARSLQLELPDGELERRRAQWAPPPARFERGYGALYADQITQADTGCDFAFLARPGRVPDPYAG; translated from the coding sequence ATGAGCCGTTCGACGTCACGCACCCGGCCGCCCGAGGAGCTGCGCAGCCATCAGTGGTACGGCACCGACGGGCTGAGGTCGTTCAGCCACCGGGCCCGCACCCGGCAGCTCGGCTATCTGCCCGAGGAGCACCTCGGCAAGCCCGTCATCGCGATCCTCAACACGTGGTCCGACATCAACCCGTGCCATGTTCATCTGCGCGAGCGCGCCCAGGCCGTGAAGCGGGGAGTGTGGCAGGCGGGGGGATTCCCCCTCGAATTCCCGGTCTCCACCCTGTCGGAGACCTTCCAGAAGCCCACCCCGATGCTCTACCGGAACCTTCTCGCGATGGAGACCGAGGAGTTGCTGCGCTCCTATCCGGTGGACGGCGCCGTGCTGATGGGTGGCTGCGACAAGTCGACGCCGGCGCTGCTCATGGGGGCCATCTCCGTCGACCTTCCGGCCGTGTTCGTTCCCGCGGGGCCGATGCTGCCCGGCCATTGGCGCGGCGAGGTGCTCGGCTCGGGCACGGACATGTGGAAGTACTGGGACGACAAGCGGGCGGGTTTGATCGGCGACTGTGAGCTGGCCGGCCTGGAGAACGGTCTGGCCCGCTCCCCCGGCCACTGCATGACCATGGGCACGGCCTCCACGCTCACCGCCGCCGCGGAGGCGCTCGGGGTGACGGTTCCCGGCGCCTCCTCCATCCCCGCCGTCACGTCGGAGCACGACCGCATGGCTGCGGCCTCGGGCCTGCGGATCGTGGAACTGGTCCACCAGGACCTGACGTTGTCCAAGATCGTCACCTCCGACGCCTTCCAGGACGCGGTGACCACGGTCCTCGCGCTCGGCGGTTCCACCAATGCCGTGATCCATCTGATCGCGATGGCCCGGCGGGCGGGGGTGGAGCTCGGCCTCGACGACTTCGACCGTCTCGCGCGGTCCACTCCGGTGCTGGCGAACGTGCGGCCCGGCGGGGACACCTATCTGATGGAGGACTTCCACTTCGCGGGCGGGCTGCCGGGCCTGCTCTCCCGCATCCCCGATCTGCTCCATCTGGACCGGCCGACCGTCTCCCATGACACCCTGCGAGAGCAACTGGCCGCCGCCGAGGTCCACCACGACGACGTGATCCGGCCTCGCGACCGTCCGGTAGCGGCCGAGGGCGGGCTCGCGGTGCTGCGCGGCAACCTGTGTCCGGACGGCGCGGTCATCAAGCACATCGCCTGTGAGCCGCGCCTGCTCAAGCACACCGGTCCGGCGGTCGTCTTCGACGACTACCGGCAGCTCCAGCGCACCATCAACGACCCGTCGCTGGGCATCACCGCCGACAGCGTCCTGGTCCTGAGAGGGGCCGGGCCCAAGGGGGGTCCGGGTATGCCCGAGTACGGCATGCTGCCGATCCCCGACCATCTCCTCAAAGAGGGGGTGCGGGACATGGTGCGGATCTCCGACGCCCGGATGAGCGGCACTTCCTACGGGGCGTGCGTGCTGCACATCGCCCCCGAGTCCCATGTGGGCGGCCCGCTCGCCCTCGTCCACACCGGCGACCTCATCACCCTCGACGTGGAGGCGCGCAGCCTTCAACTGGAGTTACCTGATGGAGAGTTGGAGCGGCGAAGGGCTCAGTGGGCTCCGCCGCCCGCCCGGTTCGAGCGGGGATACGGAGCGCTGTACGCCGATCAGATCACCCAGGCCGACACCGGCTGCGACTTCGCCTTCCTCGCCCGCCCGGGCAGGGTGCCGGACCCCTACGCCGGCTGA
- a CDS encoding dihydrodipicolinate synthase family protein, which produces MTLPQEALRAALSDVVAIPVTPFAEDGSVDQDTHRALLRRLLDGGVRTLTPNGNTGEFYALTPQERRLVTELTLAEVAGRAVVLVGVGHDVPTAIGAARHARDVGAAMVMVHQPVHPYVAAGGWVDYHRAIADAVPELGVVPYIRNAGLAGRHLAALGEACPNVIGVKYAVPDAAHFAAFARDAGLDRFVWVAGLAEPYAPSYFSAGATGFTSGLVNVAPTMSLTMIEALRAGDYPAAMRVWERIRRFEELRAVDSSANNVTVVKEALAVLGLCRRDVRSPSRLLEDPERAEVATIVKEWGAVAGWDA; this is translated from the coding sequence ATGACGCTGCCTCAGGAGGCGTTGCGCGCGGCCCTGTCGGATGTCGTGGCCATCCCCGTGACCCCGTTCGCCGAGGACGGCTCCGTCGATCAGGACACCCATCGGGCGCTGCTGCGCCGACTGCTCGACGGCGGGGTGCGTACGCTCACGCCGAACGGCAACACCGGCGAGTTCTACGCTCTGACGCCTCAAGAGCGGCGCCTGGTAACCGAGTTGACCCTGGCGGAGGTTGCCGGGCGGGCGGTGGTTCTGGTGGGCGTCGGGCACGACGTGCCGACCGCCATCGGCGCCGCCCGGCATGCCCGGGACGTGGGCGCCGCCATGGTGATGGTCCATCAGCCAGTGCACCCGTACGTCGCCGCGGGCGGCTGGGTCGACTACCACCGGGCCATCGCCGATGCGGTACCGGAGCTCGGGGTCGTCCCCTACATCCGTAACGCGGGCCTGGCGGGCAGGCACTTGGCGGCGCTCGGTGAGGCGTGCCCGAACGTGATCGGGGTGAAGTACGCGGTGCCGGACGCGGCGCACTTCGCCGCGTTCGCCCGGGACGCGGGCCTCGACCGTTTCGTCTGGGTGGCCGGTCTCGCCGAACCGTACGCGCCGTCCTACTTCTCCGCGGGCGCGACCGGGTTCACGTCCGGTCTGGTGAACGTCGCGCCCACGATGTCCCTCACCATGATCGAGGCGCTCCGGGCGGGTGACTATCCGGCGGCCATGCGGGTGTGGGAGCGGATCCGTCGCTTCGAGGAGCTGCGCGCCGTGGACTCCTCCGCCAACAACGTCACCGTGGTCAAGGAGGCTCTGGCCGTGCTCGGTCTGTGCCGGCGCGATGTCCGCTCCCCCAGCAGACTCCTGGAGGATCCCGAACGCGCCGAGGTCGCCACCATCGTCAAGGAGTGGGGCGCGGTCGCGGGGTGGGACGCATGA
- a CDS encoding GntR family transcriptional regulator, whose translation MTSVPTPIPSRTQFVLEAVKHRILTGQLAPGQALVEVELAAQYGVSKTPVREALKTLAGTGLVVMNQYKGVTVRMVDADMAREVYDVRLLLEPEALRRTVHSGAALDAAREALERADSATDTAERSLANREFHRALYVPCGNPLLARMLDEVRDQAALVSAVAWAADPSWELEAGEHREILRRALAGDADGASLALHAHIASFVERAFPAPRREDMPI comes from the coding sequence ATGACCTCTGTGCCCACACCCATCCCCTCCCGGACCCAGTTCGTCCTCGAGGCCGTCAAGCACCGCATCCTCACGGGCCAGTTGGCGCCGGGACAGGCCCTGGTCGAGGTCGAACTCGCCGCGCAGTACGGGGTGTCCAAGACCCCCGTGCGCGAGGCCCTCAAGACGCTCGCGGGCACCGGGCTCGTCGTGATGAACCAGTACAAGGGCGTCACGGTACGCATGGTGGACGCGGACATGGCGCGCGAGGTGTACGACGTGCGCCTGCTCCTGGAGCCCGAGGCGCTGCGCCGCACCGTGCACAGCGGGGCGGCCCTGGACGCCGCGCGCGAGGCTCTGGAGCGCGCCGACTCCGCGACGGACACGGCCGAACGCTCCCTGGCCAACCGCGAGTTCCACCGCGCTCTGTACGTCCCGTGCGGCAATCCGCTGCTCGCGCGGATGCTGGACGAGGTGCGTGACCAGGCGGCTCTGGTGTCGGCGGTGGCCTGGGCGGCCGATCCCTCCTGGGAGCTCGAGGCCGGGGAGCACCGGGAGATCCTGCGGCGCGCGCTGGCCGGCGACGCGGACGGCGCTTCTCTGGCCCTGCACGCCCACATCGCCTCGTTCGTCGAGCGGGCCTTCCCCGCGCCGCGCCGGGAGGACATGCCGATATGA
- a CDS encoding pectate lyase family protein, translating to MRVHTPRNRPRALLVAATVLAATASLALPHSAGAAETAPVGFGAGTTGGGNAAPVTVSTLAAFKTAVTGGGAKVVKVSGLIQLAGQVDVGSNTTVLGVGSGSGFTGGGLRLKGASNVVIRNLNISKAVAPADAITVQTSTKVWIDHNTFSSDLDHGKDYYDGLVDITHGSDYVTVSWNTFKDHYKGSLVGHSDKNASEDTGHLHVTYHHNHFSNVHSRIPSLRFGTGHFYDNYVEGADTAVHSRMGAQMLVENNVFRSTKVAVTTSRDSSIDGYANLRGNDLGGATLEVSRTGSFTTPPYAYTAEPASSVVASVTSGAGAGKL from the coding sequence ATGCGCGTGCACACCCCCCGCAACCGTCCCCGCGCCCTCCTCGTCGCCGCCACCGTCCTAGCGGCCACGGCCTCGCTCGCGCTTCCGCACTCAGCGGGCGCCGCCGAAACCGCGCCCGTCGGCTTCGGCGCCGGCACCACCGGTGGCGGAAACGCCGCGCCGGTCACCGTCTCCACCCTCGCCGCGTTCAAGACCGCCGTCACCGGCGGCGGCGCCAAAGTCGTCAAGGTCAGCGGCCTGATCCAGCTCGCCGGGCAGGTCGACGTGGGCTCCAACACCACGGTCCTGGGCGTCGGTTCGGGCTCCGGGTTCACCGGCGGCGGCCTGCGTCTGAAGGGCGCGAGCAACGTCGTCATCCGCAATCTGAACATCAGCAAGGCGGTGGCACCCGCGGACGCCATCACCGTGCAGACCTCGACGAAGGTGTGGATCGACCACAACACGTTCTCGTCGGACCTCGACCACGGCAAGGACTACTACGACGGACTGGTCGACATCACTCACGGCTCGGACTACGTGACGGTGTCCTGGAACACCTTCAAGGACCACTACAAGGGGTCACTCGTAGGGCACAGCGACAAGAACGCCTCCGAGGACACCGGGCACCTGCATGTGACGTACCACCACAACCACTTCAGCAACGTCCACTCGCGCATCCCCAGCCTCCGGTTCGGCACCGGACACTTCTACGACAACTACGTAGAAGGCGCGGACACCGCCGTGCACTCCCGGATGGGCGCCCAGATGCTCGTCGAGAACAACGTCTTCCGCTCGACGAAGGTCGCCGTGACCACCAGCCGCGACAGCAGCATCGACGGCTACGCCAACCTGCGGGGCAACGACCTCGGAGGCGCCACCCTCGAAGTCTCCCGAACAGGCTCGTTCACCACACCGCCCTACGCCTACACGGCCGAACCGGCCTCGTCCGTCGTCGCGTCGGTGACCTCGGGGGCGGGCGCCGGAAAGCTCTGA
- a CDS encoding AMP-binding protein: MASDTQPFRTYVEESLDALAGDPGRDVLLHRERRVTAGEFRDLVHRMARALLARGIVRGQTVTLLCGNLPETIAARYAAHLIGCRVNHLYNKLSADSQAAIVRDVETRALIVDPRHLDRAVDITELVPGPDVLVLGPAKVGRDLLELAAEQSAEPLTGLARPDDVCTIRHTGGTTGHPKGICTTYEQVRPARGATAGPGEEPPRLLVCTTLAHAAGMFADGTLRGGGCVVLLEEFEPAAVLAAIERERISHLFLLPPLLYQLMDHPDSAVRDTSTLRSIVYGGCQSSPARIADAIRRFGPVLVQFYGQNEAGGISLLGREDHDPLRPDRLRSAGKVLPGVEVAIRDERGRDLPTGEHGEICVRSPSLMKEYWKQPELTAQVLRNGWLHTGDIGFLDGEGYLTVVDRLKDMIVVVGGHVYTTELEDLLNSHPQVLQSAVFGVRDADRMERVHAAVVLAPGSTLEARDLRDLVREERGAMYEPTVITLCDALPLTDAGKPDKKRLRQQAERQFSPA, from the coding sequence ATGGCCTCAGACACCCAGCCCTTCCGCACGTACGTCGAGGAGAGCCTCGACGCGTTGGCGGGGGACCCCGGGCGCGACGTCCTCCTCCATCGGGAACGGCGGGTCACCGCGGGCGAGTTCCGTGACCTCGTCCACCGGATGGCACGCGCACTGCTCGCCCGGGGCATCGTCCGCGGGCAGACCGTCACCCTGCTGTGCGGCAACCTGCCGGAGACCATCGCGGCACGCTATGCGGCCCATCTGATCGGCTGCCGGGTCAATCACCTCTACAACAAGCTTTCGGCCGATTCGCAGGCGGCCATCGTGCGCGATGTCGAGACCCGCGCGTTGATCGTCGACCCCCGCCACCTGGACCGGGCCGTCGACATCACGGAGCTGGTCCCCGGCCCGGACGTCCTGGTGCTCGGCCCGGCGAAGGTGGGCAGGGACCTCCTGGAGCTGGCGGCCGAGCAGTCCGCCGAACCGCTGACCGGCCTCGCGCGACCGGACGACGTGTGCACCATCCGGCACACAGGAGGCACCACCGGCCACCCCAAGGGCATCTGCACCACCTATGAACAGGTGCGGCCGGCTCGTGGGGCAACGGCGGGCCCCGGGGAAGAGCCGCCCCGGCTGCTGGTGTGCACCACCCTCGCGCACGCGGCCGGAATGTTCGCCGACGGTACGCTGCGCGGCGGCGGATGCGTGGTCCTGCTGGAGGAGTTCGAACCCGCCGCCGTACTGGCGGCCATCGAGCGTGAGCGCATCAGCCACCTCTTTCTGCTGCCGCCCCTGCTGTACCAGCTGATGGACCACCCCGACTCGGCCGTGCGAGACACCTCCACCCTGCGCAGCATCGTCTACGGAGGCTGCCAGTCCTCTCCCGCCCGCATCGCCGACGCCATCCGCCGCTTCGGCCCCGTACTGGTCCAGTTCTACGGCCAGAACGAGGCCGGCGGCATCAGCCTGCTCGGTCGCGAGGACCACGACCCGCTCCGTCCGGACCGGCTGCGCTCCGCCGGCAAGGTACTGCCCGGGGTGGAGGTCGCCATCCGGGACGAGAGGGGCCGTGACCTCCCGACAGGGGAGCACGGGGAGATCTGCGTGCGCTCCCCCAGCCTCATGAAGGAGTACTGGAAGCAGCCCGAACTGACCGCTCAGGTGCTGCGGAACGGGTGGTTGCACACCGGCGACATCGGATTCCTCGACGGCGAGGGCTACTTGACGGTCGTGGACCGCCTCAAGGACATGATCGTCGTGGTGGGTGGCCATGTGTACACCACCGAGTTGGAGGACCTCCTCAACTCGCACCCCCAGGTCCTCCAGAGCGCCGTCTTCGGAGTTCGTGACGCCGACCGCATGGAGCGGGTGCACGCCGCCGTGGTCCTCGCGCCCGGCAGCACACTCGAAGCGCGCGACTTGCGCGACCTGGTGCGCGAGGAACGCGGCGCCATGTACGAGCCGACCGTCATCACCCTCTGCGACGCGCTGCCGCTGACCGATGCCGGAAAGCCTGACAAGAAGCGGCTGCGGCAGCAGGCCGAGCGGCAGTTCAGCCCGGCCTGA
- a CDS encoding hydrophobic protein, translated as MVPLLLVLLLALILFGAGFALKILWWVALVVLVLWVIGFVARPKGGSGRWYRW; from the coding sequence ATGGTTCCCCTGCTTCTCGTTCTTCTTCTCGCACTGATCCTCTTCGGTGCCGGCTTCGCGCTCAAGATCCTCTGGTGGGTCGCGCTCGTGGTGCTGGTGCTGTGGGTCATCGGATTCGTGGCCCGTCCCAAGGGCGGTAGCGGCCGCTGGTATCGCTGGTAG
- a CDS encoding DUF5709 domain-containing protein, with amino-acid sequence MAADDERADDVYQPEGGDGVVEDAGILDPEDTLNDRGADPYDEGWSPPERPLAVNHTGTTAREQHDGESLDERLAEEVPEPQLDLDDEDAELADAEVGDERAGRLVAPDEGAHEDAEKDMLGSDMGIDGGAASAEEAAVHLIDDAESAWPEDDDRL; translated from the coding sequence ATGGCAGCCGACGACGAGCGGGCCGATGACGTCTACCAGCCGGAAGGCGGAGACGGGGTCGTGGAGGACGCCGGAATCCTGGACCCGGAAGACACGCTGAACGACCGGGGAGCCGACCCCTATGACGAGGGCTGGTCCCCGCCCGAGCGCCCTCTCGCGGTGAACCACACCGGCACCACCGCGCGCGAACAGCATGACGGTGAGAGCCTCGACGAGCGGCTCGCGGAGGAAGTCCCCGAGCCTCAGCTCGACCTGGACGACGAGGACGCGGAACTGGCCGACGCCGAGGTCGGCGACGAACGCGCGGGGCGGCTCGTCGCACCCGACGAAGGAGCCCACGAGGACGCCGAGAAGGACATGCTGGGCTCGGACATGGGCATTGACGGAGGTGCCGCGTCCGCCGAGGAAGCGGCGGTGCACCTGATCGACGACGCCGAGAGCGCGTGGCCCGAGGACGACGACCGCCTCTGA
- a CDS encoding endonuclease, which produces MNTEDTLAELLREHGRSYAEEAGITLRDKPSPLYQLLVLAVLCSTRIKADIATDAARELFRSRLRTPRVMADTDWQTIVDALGRAHYRRYDESTATALLEGAEVVLRRWGGDLRRLRDEANGDPEAVRELLQEVPRIGPVGAGIFCREAQGLWPELRPFFDDRAREAASSLGLPRTDEGLAGLVAPDELPRLASALVRSGLQH; this is translated from the coding sequence ATGAACACCGAGGACACGCTGGCCGAGCTGCTGCGCGAGCACGGTCGGAGCTACGCCGAGGAAGCGGGCATCACCCTTCGCGACAAGCCGTCCCCGCTCTACCAGCTCCTGGTGCTGGCCGTGCTGTGCTCGACGCGGATCAAGGCGGACATCGCGACCGACGCCGCCCGCGAACTGTTCCGGTCGCGGCTGCGCACCCCTCGGGTCATGGCGGACACGGACTGGCAGACCATCGTGGACGCGCTGGGCCGAGCCCACTATCGCCGCTACGACGAGAGCACCGCCACGGCCCTGCTGGAAGGGGCCGAGGTAGTTCTGCGGCGCTGGGGCGGAGACCTGCGCCGACTGCGCGACGAGGCGAACGGCGACCCCGAGGCCGTACGCGAGCTGCTTCAGGAGGTACCGAGGATCGGCCCGGTCGGCGCGGGGATCTTCTGCCGCGAGGCGCAAGGCCTCTGGCCCGAACTCCGCCCGTTCTTCGACGACCGCGCGCGCGAGGCCGCCTCCTCGCTGGGACTTCCCCGCACCGACGAGGGCCTGGCCGGTCTCGTCGCTCCGGACGAGCTTCCCCGCCTGGCCTCGGCGCTGGTCCGCTCGGGCCTCCAGCACTGA
- a CDS encoding YciI family protein, with translation MEFFCYHRDRPGSLALRDELLHDHWSYMDQYGKELIARGPTMTDDGEEPTGSVHIIDLPDAAAARAFVFDEPGYQAGVYQDVLLRRWRNILGRTMWDFPGGRTEGARFLVLGLGAGEAVDLELPRDTGELIAYGPLLSDDGTAWLGTAALVRAPDADSARAVLTVDQYATVEVHRWQFGGRS, from the coding sequence ATGGAGTTCTTCTGCTACCACCGAGACCGGCCCGGCTCCCTCGCCCTGCGCGACGAGCTGCTGCACGACCACTGGTCCTACATGGACCAGTACGGGAAGGAGCTCATCGCCCGCGGTCCCACGATGACCGACGACGGCGAAGAGCCCACCGGCAGCGTGCACATCATCGACCTGCCCGACGCCGCCGCGGCCCGCGCGTTCGTCTTCGACGAGCCGGGTTACCAGGCGGGCGTCTACCAGGACGTCCTGCTGCGGCGCTGGCGCAACATACTCGGGCGCACCATGTGGGACTTCCCCGGCGGCCGGACGGAGGGCGCCAGATTTCTGGTGCTCGGCCTCGGTGCGGGGGAGGCCGTCGACCTCGAACTGCCGCGAGACACCGGCGAGTTGATCGCCTACGGTCCGCTCCTGTCCGACGACGGCACCGCGTGGCTCGGTACGGCGGCACTCGTCCGGGCGCCCGACGCGGACTCGGCGCGTGCGGTCCTCACCGTCGACCAGTACGCCACCGTCGAGGTCCACCGCTGGCAGTTCGGCGGCCGGTCGTAA